From a region of the Candidatus Neomarinimicrobiota bacterium genome:
- a CDS encoding radical SAM protein: MTGYSAGRYIRLGIRGARNIILRRPLSVSFEITHSCSADCEHCNWGGRVEETHLTPAEYGEISRQLKPVIAHLSGGEPMLRTDICDIAAAIANPNGAPLLQMVSHGAKLSVKRYEELRKAGLDRFCISLDFPDERHDDWRHIPGLFQKLSSNLSEIAAFKRNDILVNCCITGANALALPDIVRTANSWGVGVNFSAYTSLRTNDNQFLVNDTELAVGLKESIKEVISLKKQGYKVLTSDRILWRYYDFLVNRTTGKCQSGYRFLVVNPDGRFTPCAMVKEYFRSREQMVREFSKENSCRECFICTRADTEKSVRDLLVDNLGFFWKNKNNGQPKNLLIEKPEAVVEA, encoded by the coding sequence ATGACCGGTTATTCGGCTGGTAGATATATAAGATTAGGAATCAGAGGCGCTCGAAATATTATACTTAGGCGGCCACTCTCTGTATCATTTGAAATTACTCATTCGTGCAGCGCCGACTGCGAACACTGCAATTGGGGCGGGAGAGTCGAAGAAACTCACCTTACACCCGCTGAATACGGTGAAATCAGCCGTCAGCTAAAGCCGGTGATCGCTCACCTTTCCGGTGGCGAGCCGATGCTTCGTACGGATATTTGTGATATAGCCGCAGCCATCGCAAATCCAAACGGCGCGCCACTATTACAAATGGTTTCGCATGGAGCCAAATTATCAGTAAAAAGATATGAAGAACTCCGTAAAGCCGGATTAGATCGGTTTTGCATCTCCCTTGATTTTCCCGACGAACGTCATGATGATTGGCGCCATATTCCAGGCTTGTTTCAAAAGCTCAGTAGTAATTTATCAGAAATCGCCGCATTCAAGCGTAATGATATACTTGTAAACTGTTGTATTACGGGAGCAAACGCTCTTGCGTTACCGGACATAGTTAGAACTGCGAACTCATGGGGGGTCGGAGTGAATTTTTCAGCATACACTTCGCTTCGAACTAATGATAACCAGTTTTTAGTGAACGATACTGAGCTTGCTGTAGGTTTAAAAGAATCAATCAAGGAAGTCATATCACTCAAAAAACAGGGATATAAGGTTCTGACTTCTGATAGAATACTCTGGCGTTACTACGATTTTCTTGTCAACAGGACGACAGGAAAGTGTCAATCGGGGTATCGATTCCTCGTAGTCAATCCTGATGGAAGATTTACTCCCTGTGCAATGGTTAAGGAATATTTCCGTTCAAGAGAACAGATGGTCAGGGAATTCAGCAAAGAAAATTCTTGCAGGGAATGCTTTATCTGTACAAGAGCAGATACTGAAAAAAGCGTCAGAGATTTGCTTGTGGACAATTTGGGTTTCTTTTGGAAGAATAAGAATAATGGGCAACCGAAGAATCTCCTTATAGAAAAACCTGAAGCAGTTGTAGAGGCTTAA
- a CDS encoding tetratricopeptide repeat protein: MGKIYEILNKPDDALEKYNQALKINPNYTLAKLNIGRLFMSLTMYDKALVYFKSILEDNPKNGMACFYMAVAHYFLEDYSSAWHNVHLAKKFGSPTDQKFLRALSAVMPEYQNAI, from the coding sequence TTGGGTAAAATTTACGAAATCCTTAATAAACCAGATGATGCGCTTGAAAAATATAATCAAGCCCTCAAAATTAATCCAAATTATACTCTCGCAAAATTGAATATAGGGCGTCTGTTTATGTCTCTGACAATGTATGATAAAGCCTTAGTTTATTTTAAAAGTATATTGGAAGATAACCCTAAAAATGGCATGGCTTGTTTTTATATGGCAGTAGCTCATTATTTTCTTGAGGATTATTCATCAGCATGGCATAACGTTCATTTGGCTAAAAAGTTCGGATCTCCAACCGATCAGAAATTCTTACGCGCTCTGTCTGCGGTGATGCCGGAATATCAGAACGCAATTTAA